From a single Silene latifolia isolate original U9 population chromosome 6, ASM4854445v1, whole genome shotgun sequence genomic region:
- the LOC141658939 gene encoding uncharacterized protein LOC141658939 has product MDPVKYLFEKPVLNGRLARWTMMLSEFDLKYVPLKVIKGRAVAEFFAENPINDAQTIDTWSFPDEDILQTDVESWDLYFDGASNLRGFGIGVLLISPEGEHTPIAVKLDFEVTNNAAEYEACLIGLQAAVSLGIKNLRVHGDSSLIINQVTGSWKIRSESLAPYQARIDQVAQFFDHVTYLHLPREENQFADALAKLASLINMPDYMMEMPLCIERRSEPAYVHQITDEEEIAQEPWFQAILNFKLNGTYPPEMDKRGQRAIRLLASQYILMQGELYKRTPLGVVLRCLDHSQARKVMEEVHDGECGPHMSGPMMAKKITRLGYYWTTMESDCIKYVRHCHNHKIFGTYNTSLLRCSIQ; this is encoded by the coding sequence atggatccagtcaaatacctcttcgagaaacctgttctcaacggacgtctggcaagatggaccatgatgctctcagaatttgacctcaaatatgtgccactgaaagtaataaagggtcgcgccgtcgccgaattcttcgcagaaaatcccatcaacgacgcacaaaccatagatacttggtcatttcccgacgaggatatacttcagaCTGATGTAGaatcttgggatctatactttgatggagcatcaaacctaagaggatttgggataggagtgttgctcatttctcctgaaggtgagcatacaccgattgctgtcaaactcgacttcgaggtgacaaacaacgctgcagagtatgaagcctgtctcattggactacaagcggcagttagcttaggtatcaaaaacctacgagtgcatggggactcgtcactgatcatcaaccaagttacgggatcctggaaaatccgaagtgaaagccttgcaccctatcaggctagaatagaccaagtggctcaattctttgatcatgtaacctacttacacctacctcgagaagaaaatcaatttgcggacgctcttgcgaaacttgcatctttgataaacatgccagattacatgatggaaatgcctttatgcattgaacgacggtcagagccggcatatgtccatcaaattaccgatgaagaagaaatcgcacaagaaccctggttccaagcaatcctaaacttcaagcttaacggcacttatccaccagaaatggacaaaaggggacaacgagctatacgcctactagcttcccaatacatcctgatgcaaggagaattgtacaaaagaacacctcttggtgtagtcctacgttgccttgatcattcacaggcacgaaaggtgatggaagaagtccacgacggagaatgcggtcctcacatgagtgggcctatgatggcaaagaaaatcacacgtctagggtactattggaccacaatggaatccgattgcatcaagtatgtgaggcattgccacaatcaCAAAATCTTCggaacgtacaacacgtccctccttcgttgctctatacaatga